In Ictalurus punctatus breed USDA103 chromosome 3, Coco_2.0, whole genome shotgun sequence, the following are encoded in one genomic region:
- the ikzf1 gene encoding DNA-binding protein Ikaros isoform X3, producing the protein MLGWKEEVQWGGGEGPRIPSAAAPPRTAPHGAVRAWNSFILHPSRGLTEYLHRMETEEAQEMSQIAGRDSPTTNEGAEEQEEAMPVPEDLSTSTGLQQNNRTDKPTGERPFQCSQCGASFTQKGNLLRHIKLHSGEKPFKCHLCNYACRRRDALTGHLRTHSVGKPHKCAYCGRSYKQRSSLEEHKERCHNYLQCMGLQNSIYPVKEENSQSEQREDLNLAASERALVLDRIANNVAKRKSSMPQKFIGEKRFSELSFESSSGEMMQPSAVIDQAINSAISYLGAEALRPLVQTPPGSTSDMVVSPIYNLHKAQSAESNGLSAKDSAAENLLLLSKSKSALSEKDGSPSHSGQDSTDTESNNEERASGGGGPAASGLIYLTNHMAPGARNGALPLVKEEQRHYESLRAVGMELGMAVATEGFKVLSAEGEEVRAYRCVHCRVLFLDHVMYTIHMGCHGFRDPFECNLCGYRSQDRYEFSSHITRGEHRY; encoded by the exons ATGCTGGGCTGGAAGGAGGAAGTGCAGTGGGGAGGAGGGGAGGGACCGCGCATCCCCAGCGCCGCCGCGCCGCCTCGGACTGCGCCACATGGAGCGGTGCGCGCCTGGAACAGCTTCATACTGCACCCGAGCCGAGGACTAACAG AGTACCTGCACAGGATGGAGACCGAAGAGGCACAGGAAATGTCCCAAATAGCAG GGAGGGACAGCCCCACTACTAACGAGGGGGCAGAAGAGCAAGAGGAGGCCATGCCTGTCCCAGAGGACCTGTCTACCAGCACAGGTCTCCAGCAGAACAATCGCACTGACAAACCAACAG gtgAAAGACCCTTCCAGTGCAGTCAGTGTGGTGCTTCCTTCACTCAGAAGGGCAACCTGCTACGCCACATCAAACTTCACTCTGGAGAAAAACCCTTCAAGTGTCACCTATGTAACTATGCCTGCCGCCGAAGAGACGCCCTTACCGGACACCTTCGCACACACTCTG TTGGAAAGCCCCACAAGTGTGCGTACTGTGGACGCAGCTACAAACAGCGAAGCTCGTTGGAGGAGCACAAAGAGCGATGCCACAACTACCTGCAGTGCATGGGCCTTCAGAACAGCATCTACCCAG TGAAGGAAGAGAACAGCCAGAGTGAGCAGAGGGAAGACTTAAACCTGGCTGCGTCTGAGAGAGCCTTGGTGCTAGACAGAATAGCAAACAATGTAGCTAAGCGTAAGAGCTCTATGCCACAGAAGTTTATAG GTGAGAAGCGCTTCTCTGAGCTCTCATTTGAGAGCAGCTCAGGTGAGATGATGCAGCCATCGGCAGTGATTGACCAGGCTATCAACAGCGCCATAAGCTACCTGGGAGCTGAGGCTCTGCGGCCGCTGGTTCAGACCCCACCAGGCTCCACTAGTGATATGGTTGTCAGCCCCATCTACAACCTACACAAGGCCCAATCGGCTGAGAGCAACGGCTTGTCAGCTAAAGATAGCGCAGCCGAGAACTTGCTCCTGCTTTCGAAGTCTAAATCTGCATTGAGCGAGAAAGACGGCTCACCCAGTCACAGTGGCCAGGACTCCACTGACACCGAGAGCAACAACGAGGAACGGGCATCTGGGGGAGGAGGGCCGGCGGCAAGTGGTCTCATCTATCTTACCAATCATATGGCCCCGGGAGCACGAAACGGAGCTTTGCCCCTGGTGAAGGAGGAGCAGAGGCACTATGAGTCTCTGCGGGCGGTGGGAATGGAGTTGGGCATGGCAGTGGCTACAGAGGGCTTTAAAGTGCTAAGTGCTGAGGGTGAGGAAGTGAGGGCGTATCGCTGCGTCCACTGCAGGGTGCTCTTCCTGGACCATGTCATGTATACCATTCACATGGGATGCCATGGCTTCCGAGACCCCTTCGAATGCAACCTATGTGGCTACCGCAGTCAGGACCGCTACGAGTTCTCCTCACACATCACACGTGGAGAACACCGCTactga
- the ikzf1 gene encoding DNA-binding protein Ikaros isoform X2, whose protein sequence is MLGWKEEVQWGGGEGPRIPSAAAPPRTAPHGAVRAWNSFILHPSRGLTEYLHRMETEEAQEMSQIAGRDSPTTNEGAEEQEEAMPVPEDLSTSTGLQQNNRTDKPTACNIKVEARSDEENGLAAEMNGEEEECVAEDLRMLDGSGAKVNGSHAGPDSKPAPSYPMAGGIRLPNGKLKCDICGIVCIGPNVLMVHKRSHTGERPFQCSQCGASFTQKGNLLRHIKLHSGEKPFKCHLCNYACRRRDALTGHLRTHSVGKPHKCAYCGRSYKQRSSLEEHKERCHNYLQCMGLQNSIYPGEKRFSELSFESSSGEMMQPSAVIDQAINSAISYLGAEALRPLVQTPPGSTSDMVVSPIYNLHKAQSAESNGLSAKDSAAENLLLLSKSKSALSEKDGSPSHSGQDSTDTESNNEERASGGGGPAASGLIYLTNHMAPGARNGALPLVKEEQRHYESLRAVGMELGMAVATEGFKVLSAEGEEVRAYRCVHCRVLFLDHVMYTIHMGCHGFRDPFECNLCGYRSQDRYEFSSHITRGEHRY, encoded by the exons ATGCTGGGCTGGAAGGAGGAAGTGCAGTGGGGAGGAGGGGAGGGACCGCGCATCCCCAGCGCCGCCGCGCCGCCTCGGACTGCGCCACATGGAGCGGTGCGCGCCTGGAACAGCTTCATACTGCACCCGAGCCGAGGACTAACAG AGTACCTGCACAGGATGGAGACCGAAGAGGCACAGGAAATGTCCCAAATAGCAG GGAGGGACAGCCCCACTACTAACGAGGGGGCAGAAGAGCAAGAGGAGGCCATGCCTGTCCCAGAGGACCTGTCTACCAGCACAGGTCTCCAGCAGAACAATCGCACTGACAAACCAACAG CCTGCAATATAAAAGTTGAGGCTCGGAGTGATGAGGAGAACGGGCTGGCTGCTGAGATGAATGGCGAGGAAGAGGAGTGTGTGGCCGAGGACTTGCGCATGCTCGATGGCTCAGGGGCCAAAGTGAACGGCTCCCACGCAGGCCCAGACAGCAAGCCAGCGCCCTCCTACCCTATGGCCGGGGGCATCCGCCTCCCCAATGGGAAGCTCAAGTGCGATATCTGTGGAATAGTTTGCATTGGGCCCAATGTGCTGATGGTGCACAAGCGAAGCCACACTG gtgAAAGACCCTTCCAGTGCAGTCAGTGTGGTGCTTCCTTCACTCAGAAGGGCAACCTGCTACGCCACATCAAACTTCACTCTGGAGAAAAACCCTTCAAGTGTCACCTATGTAACTATGCCTGCCGCCGAAGAGACGCCCTTACCGGACACCTTCGCACACACTCTG TTGGAAAGCCCCACAAGTGTGCGTACTGTGGACGCAGCTACAAACAGCGAAGCTCGTTGGAGGAGCACAAAGAGCGATGCCACAACTACCTGCAGTGCATGGGCCTTCAGAACAGCATCTACCCAG GTGAGAAGCGCTTCTCTGAGCTCTCATTTGAGAGCAGCTCAGGTGAGATGATGCAGCCATCGGCAGTGATTGACCAGGCTATCAACAGCGCCATAAGCTACCTGGGAGCTGAGGCTCTGCGGCCGCTGGTTCAGACCCCACCAGGCTCCACTAGTGATATGGTTGTCAGCCCCATCTACAACCTACACAAGGCCCAATCGGCTGAGAGCAACGGCTTGTCAGCTAAAGATAGCGCAGCCGAGAACTTGCTCCTGCTTTCGAAGTCTAAATCTGCATTGAGCGAGAAAGACGGCTCACCCAGTCACAGTGGCCAGGACTCCACTGACACCGAGAGCAACAACGAGGAACGGGCATCTGGGGGAGGAGGGCCGGCGGCAAGTGGTCTCATCTATCTTACCAATCATATGGCCCCGGGAGCACGAAACGGAGCTTTGCCCCTGGTGAAGGAGGAGCAGAGGCACTATGAGTCTCTGCGGGCGGTGGGAATGGAGTTGGGCATGGCAGTGGCTACAGAGGGCTTTAAAGTGCTAAGTGCTGAGGGTGAGGAAGTGAGGGCGTATCGCTGCGTCCACTGCAGGGTGCTCTTCCTGGACCATGTCATGTATACCATTCACATGGGATGCCATGGCTTCCGAGACCCCTTCGAATGCAACCTATGTGGCTACCGCAGTCAGGACCGCTACGAGTTCTCCTCACACATCACACGTGGAGAACACCGCTactga
- the ikzf1 gene encoding DNA-binding protein Ikaros isoform X4: MLGWKEEVQWGGGEGPRIPSAAAPPRTAPHGAVRAWNSFILHPSRGLTEYLHRMETEEAQEMSQIAGRDSPTTNEGAEEQEEAMPVPEDLSTSTGLQQNNRTDKPTGERPFQCSQCGASFTQKGNLLRHIKLHSGEKPFKCHLCNYACRRRDALTGHLRTHSVGKPHKCAYCGRSYKQRSSLEEHKERCHNYLQCMGLQNSIYPGEKRFSELSFESSSGEMMQPSAVIDQAINSAISYLGAEALRPLVQTPPGSTSDMVVSPIYNLHKAQSAESNGLSAKDSAAENLLLLSKSKSALSEKDGSPSHSGQDSTDTESNNEERASGGGGPAASGLIYLTNHMAPGARNGALPLVKEEQRHYESLRAVGMELGMAVATEGFKVLSAEGEEVRAYRCVHCRVLFLDHVMYTIHMGCHGFRDPFECNLCGYRSQDRYEFSSHITRGEHRY; encoded by the exons ATGCTGGGCTGGAAGGAGGAAGTGCAGTGGGGAGGAGGGGAGGGACCGCGCATCCCCAGCGCCGCCGCGCCGCCTCGGACTGCGCCACATGGAGCGGTGCGCGCCTGGAACAGCTTCATACTGCACCCGAGCCGAGGACTAACAG AGTACCTGCACAGGATGGAGACCGAAGAGGCACAGGAAATGTCCCAAATAGCAG GGAGGGACAGCCCCACTACTAACGAGGGGGCAGAAGAGCAAGAGGAGGCCATGCCTGTCCCAGAGGACCTGTCTACCAGCACAGGTCTCCAGCAGAACAATCGCACTGACAAACCAACAG gtgAAAGACCCTTCCAGTGCAGTCAGTGTGGTGCTTCCTTCACTCAGAAGGGCAACCTGCTACGCCACATCAAACTTCACTCTGGAGAAAAACCCTTCAAGTGTCACCTATGTAACTATGCCTGCCGCCGAAGAGACGCCCTTACCGGACACCTTCGCACACACTCTG TTGGAAAGCCCCACAAGTGTGCGTACTGTGGACGCAGCTACAAACAGCGAAGCTCGTTGGAGGAGCACAAAGAGCGATGCCACAACTACCTGCAGTGCATGGGCCTTCAGAACAGCATCTACCCAG GTGAGAAGCGCTTCTCTGAGCTCTCATTTGAGAGCAGCTCAGGTGAGATGATGCAGCCATCGGCAGTGATTGACCAGGCTATCAACAGCGCCATAAGCTACCTGGGAGCTGAGGCTCTGCGGCCGCTGGTTCAGACCCCACCAGGCTCCACTAGTGATATGGTTGTCAGCCCCATCTACAACCTACACAAGGCCCAATCGGCTGAGAGCAACGGCTTGTCAGCTAAAGATAGCGCAGCCGAGAACTTGCTCCTGCTTTCGAAGTCTAAATCTGCATTGAGCGAGAAAGACGGCTCACCCAGTCACAGTGGCCAGGACTCCACTGACACCGAGAGCAACAACGAGGAACGGGCATCTGGGGGAGGAGGGCCGGCGGCAAGTGGTCTCATCTATCTTACCAATCATATGGCCCCGGGAGCACGAAACGGAGCTTTGCCCCTGGTGAAGGAGGAGCAGAGGCACTATGAGTCTCTGCGGGCGGTGGGAATGGAGTTGGGCATGGCAGTGGCTACAGAGGGCTTTAAAGTGCTAAGTGCTGAGGGTGAGGAAGTGAGGGCGTATCGCTGCGTCCACTGCAGGGTGCTCTTCCTGGACCATGTCATGTATACCATTCACATGGGATGCCATGGCTTCCGAGACCCCTTCGAATGCAACCTATGTGGCTACCGCAGTCAGGACCGCTACGAGTTCTCCTCACACATCACACGTGGAGAACACCGCTactga
- the ikzf1 gene encoding DNA-binding protein Ikaros isoform X1: MLGWKEEVQWGGGEGPRIPSAAAPPRTAPHGAVRAWNSFILHPSRGLTEYLHRMETEEAQEMSQIAGRDSPTTNEGAEEQEEAMPVPEDLSTSTGLQQNNRTDKPTACNIKVEARSDEENGLAAEMNGEEEECVAEDLRMLDGSGAKVNGSHAGPDSKPAPSYPMAGGIRLPNGKLKCDICGIVCIGPNVLMVHKRSHTGERPFQCSQCGASFTQKGNLLRHIKLHSGEKPFKCHLCNYACRRRDALTGHLRTHSVGKPHKCAYCGRSYKQRSSLEEHKERCHNYLQCMGLQNSIYPVKEENSQSEQREDLNLAASERALVLDRIANNVAKRKSSMPQKFIGEKRFSELSFESSSGEMMQPSAVIDQAINSAISYLGAEALRPLVQTPPGSTSDMVVSPIYNLHKAQSAESNGLSAKDSAAENLLLLSKSKSALSEKDGSPSHSGQDSTDTESNNEERASGGGGPAASGLIYLTNHMAPGARNGALPLVKEEQRHYESLRAVGMELGMAVATEGFKVLSAEGEEVRAYRCVHCRVLFLDHVMYTIHMGCHGFRDPFECNLCGYRSQDRYEFSSHITRGEHRY; encoded by the exons ATGCTGGGCTGGAAGGAGGAAGTGCAGTGGGGAGGAGGGGAGGGACCGCGCATCCCCAGCGCCGCCGCGCCGCCTCGGACTGCGCCACATGGAGCGGTGCGCGCCTGGAACAGCTTCATACTGCACCCGAGCCGAGGACTAACAG AGTACCTGCACAGGATGGAGACCGAAGAGGCACAGGAAATGTCCCAAATAGCAG GGAGGGACAGCCCCACTACTAACGAGGGGGCAGAAGAGCAAGAGGAGGCCATGCCTGTCCCAGAGGACCTGTCTACCAGCACAGGTCTCCAGCAGAACAATCGCACTGACAAACCAACAG CCTGCAATATAAAAGTTGAGGCTCGGAGTGATGAGGAGAACGGGCTGGCTGCTGAGATGAATGGCGAGGAAGAGGAGTGTGTGGCCGAGGACTTGCGCATGCTCGATGGCTCAGGGGCCAAAGTGAACGGCTCCCACGCAGGCCCAGACAGCAAGCCAGCGCCCTCCTACCCTATGGCCGGGGGCATCCGCCTCCCCAATGGGAAGCTCAAGTGCGATATCTGTGGAATAGTTTGCATTGGGCCCAATGTGCTGATGGTGCACAAGCGAAGCCACACTG gtgAAAGACCCTTCCAGTGCAGTCAGTGTGGTGCTTCCTTCACTCAGAAGGGCAACCTGCTACGCCACATCAAACTTCACTCTGGAGAAAAACCCTTCAAGTGTCACCTATGTAACTATGCCTGCCGCCGAAGAGACGCCCTTACCGGACACCTTCGCACACACTCTG TTGGAAAGCCCCACAAGTGTGCGTACTGTGGACGCAGCTACAAACAGCGAAGCTCGTTGGAGGAGCACAAAGAGCGATGCCACAACTACCTGCAGTGCATGGGCCTTCAGAACAGCATCTACCCAG TGAAGGAAGAGAACAGCCAGAGTGAGCAGAGGGAAGACTTAAACCTGGCTGCGTCTGAGAGAGCCTTGGTGCTAGACAGAATAGCAAACAATGTAGCTAAGCGTAAGAGCTCTATGCCACAGAAGTTTATAG GTGAGAAGCGCTTCTCTGAGCTCTCATTTGAGAGCAGCTCAGGTGAGATGATGCAGCCATCGGCAGTGATTGACCAGGCTATCAACAGCGCCATAAGCTACCTGGGAGCTGAGGCTCTGCGGCCGCTGGTTCAGACCCCACCAGGCTCCACTAGTGATATGGTTGTCAGCCCCATCTACAACCTACACAAGGCCCAATCGGCTGAGAGCAACGGCTTGTCAGCTAAAGATAGCGCAGCCGAGAACTTGCTCCTGCTTTCGAAGTCTAAATCTGCATTGAGCGAGAAAGACGGCTCACCCAGTCACAGTGGCCAGGACTCCACTGACACCGAGAGCAACAACGAGGAACGGGCATCTGGGGGAGGAGGGCCGGCGGCAAGTGGTCTCATCTATCTTACCAATCATATGGCCCCGGGAGCACGAAACGGAGCTTTGCCCCTGGTGAAGGAGGAGCAGAGGCACTATGAGTCTCTGCGGGCGGTGGGAATGGAGTTGGGCATGGCAGTGGCTACAGAGGGCTTTAAAGTGCTAAGTGCTGAGGGTGAGGAAGTGAGGGCGTATCGCTGCGTCCACTGCAGGGTGCTCTTCCTGGACCATGTCATGTATACCATTCACATGGGATGCCATGGCTTCCGAGACCCCTTCGAATGCAACCTATGTGGCTACCGCAGTCAGGACCGCTACGAGTTCTCCTCACACATCACACGTGGAGAACACCGCTactga
- the fignl1 gene encoding fidgetin-like protein 1 yields MSSAHLDEWQRRSFDISSGTFTPEQTADAYRAHILSIQYAWASAELSPAGAASLFRTYTERYAAVLDSDDQLTGLNNYADCALHLARNQRNHSDKWESALTVENVFSLPCVQSMMQSRVDDNSVSVDPADADIIVGGEVSQSCGKGMIESSAAGGCKPEHPSPWPMRHISAVVERTAGSLASGSAERTRSKETGLTSAHNVPRAPAGVTPLLVHNTRNSPTSPGSFPHSSFASTSMSSASHYHSVFSSSSNPSKRKNMYSSGTESNRSSFLPQGGQEGGGSSRRREDLPGTNFKTAREQLIVDQQKKYSHQGQRGPSAPVGTITKKSLGANRSRGAFSKFVSPMPRQEEESSTRDDPTQDAQIIDERLKNFEPKIIELIMSEIMDHGPPVAWEDIAGLEFAKATIKEIVVWPMLRPDIFTGLRGPPKGILLFGPPGTGKTLIGKCIACQSGATFFSISASSLTSKWVGEGEKLVRALFAIARCHQPAVIFIDEIDSLLSQRTDGEHDSSRRIKTEFLVQLDGAATSSDDRILVVGATNRPQEIDEAARRRLAKRLYIPLPESAARQQIVTNLMSREKSQLGDDELETVVSKTEGFSGADMTQLCREAALGPIRSIQLSDIATIKPEQVRPILYCDFQEALKTVRPSVSTKDLELYEDWNKTFGCGR; encoded by the coding sequence ATGAGCAGTGCACACCTGGACGAGTGGCAGAGGAGGTCCTTTGACATTTCGTCTGGCACATTTACACCTGAACAGACGGCCGACGCTTATCGGGCGCACATTCTGTCCATTCAGTATGCATGGGCGAGCGCCGAGCTCTCTCCAGCCGGAGCTGCCAGCCTGTTCAGGACCTACACCGAGCGCTACGCTGCAGTCCTGGACTCAGACGACCAGCTCACAGGGCTGAATAACTACGCCGACTGTGCCCTGCACCTGGCCCGCAATCAGAGAAACCACAGCGACAAATGGGAGTCAGCATTAACAGTTGAAAATGTGTTCAGCCTGCCGTGCGTGCAGAGTATGATGCAGAGTAGGGTGGATGACAATAGTGTCTCTGTGGATCCAGCAGATGCTGACATTATTGTTGGTGGGGAAGTCAGTCAGAGTTGTGGCAAAGGTATGATCGAGTCTAGTGCTGCTGGTGGATGTAAACCTGAGCATCCTTCACCCTGGCCTATGCGTCATATCAGTGCTGTGGTAGAGAGAACAGCAGGTAGCTTGGCCAGTGGTTCAGCAGAGAGGACCAGAAGCAAAGAAACTGGTCTTACTTCAGCACATAATGTCCCTAGAGCCCCAGCAGGGGTAACTCCACTCTTGGTTCATAACACTCGTAATTCCCCTACCAGCCCTGGCTCTTTTCCTCATTCAAGTTTTGCTAGCACAAGCATGTCCAGTGCAAGCCATTACCATTCTGTGTTTTCCTCCTCTTCAAATCCCTCTAAGAGGAAGAATATGTACAGTTCAGGAACTGAAAGCAACAGAAGTTCATTCCTGCCACAGGGAGGTCAGGAAGGTGGAGGTAGTAGTCGTAGAAGAGAGGACCTTCCTGGCACTAACTTTAAAACAGCACGAGAGCAGCTTATTGTTGACCAGCAGAAAAAATATTCTCATCAGGGTCAGAGAGGTCCATCAGCTCCCGTTGGTACAATAACCAAAAAATCTCTGGGGGCAAACAGGTCACGGGGGGCCTTCTCCAAATTTGTCTCACCAATGCCAAGGCAGGAGGAGGAAAGCAGCACCAGGGATGACCCAACACAAGACGCTCAGATTATTGATGAACGACTAAAGAACTTTGAACCTAAAATTATTGAACTGATTATGAGTGAAATTATGGACCATGGCCCACCTGTAGCTTGGGAGGATATTGCTGGACTTGAGTTTGCCAAAGCTACCATTAAGGAAATTGTAGTGTGGCCCATGCTCAGGCCTGATATTTTTACAGGTCTCAGAGGTCCACCTAAGGGGATTCTCTTGTTTGGCCCTCCAGGTACTGGGAAAACGCTCATAGGGAAGTGCATAGCCTGTCAGTCTGGTGCCACGTTTTTCAGCATTAGTGCATCATCACTCACATCTAAGTGGGTGGGAGAAGGGGAGAAGCTGGTTAGAGCCCTGTTTGCCATTGCCCGGTGCCATCAGCCAGCGGTCATTTTTATCGATGAGATCGACTCCTTGCTTTCTCAGCGCACGGATGGAGAACATGACTCATCTCGCCGGATTAAAACAGAGTTTCTTGTCCAGCTTGATGGTGCTGCAACCTCCTCTGATGATCGAATATTGGTGGTGGGGGCCACCAATCGGCCACAGGAGATTGATGAAGCAGCCCGGCGTCGCCTGGCCAAACGACTCTACATCCCCCTTCCAGAGTCTGCTGCTCGTCAGCAGATAGTGACCAACCTAATGTCTCGGGAGAAGAGCCAGTTGGGAGATGATGAGCTTGAGACAGTGGTGTCAAAAACAGAGGGTTTTTCAGGGGCTGATATGACACAACTGTGTCGTGAAGCAGCACTTGGCCCAATCCGCAGCATCCAGCTCAGTGACATTGCCACCATCAAACCCGAGCAGGTGCGACCTATACTTTACTGTGACTTCCAGGAGGCTCTTAAGACTGTACGGCCCAGCGTGTCTACCAAAGATCTTGAGCTCTATGAAGACTGGAACAAGACTTTTGGCTGTGGTCGATAA